In Trifolium pratense cultivar HEN17-A07 linkage group LG7, ARS_RC_1.1, whole genome shotgun sequence, a genomic segment contains:
- the LOC123895592 gene encoding uncharacterized protein LOC123895592 isoform X3, which translates to MNAVFSHLSSFTATILGRTTTRIIANGIPNRFSFPRKSHYSSSIRSFRSEFVLSTVTRCYSTRKGRKSSSSKLQKVEPETTMDHEKDDAFYVVRKGDVVGIYSSLSDSQAQVGSSVCDPPVSVYKGYSMSKETEEYLLSHGLKNALYTIRASDLNEDLFGTLVPCPFQDPSSTKGTTSNADTSKKRALEMLEQDNVQKATGLTSISEDPLRKQVKLDRAAVGEASSLANKTCIVEFDGASKGNPGKAGAGAILRSKDGNLIYKVREGVGIATNNVAEYRAMILGMRYALKKGFTSICIQGDSKLVCMQHMVTIIYRLFLFNVPTLLLETD; encoded by the exons ATGAACGCTGTGTTCTCCCACCTCTCATCATTCACAGCTACTATACTCGGAAGAACAACAACTCGAATCATCGCTAACGGAATTCCTAACCGTTTCTCATTCCCAAGAAAATCACACTATTCTTCCAGTATTAGGTCTTTTCGTTCAGAATTCGTATTATCGACGGTTACTCGCTGCTATTCCACTAGAAAAGGGCGCAAAAGTAGTTCTTCTAAGTTGCAAAAAGTAGAGCCTGAAACGACGATGGATCATGAAAAGGATGATGCGTTTTATGTTGTAAGGAAAGGCGATGTTGTTGGAATTTATAGTAGTCTCAGTGATTCTCAAGCTCAAGTTGGATCTTCT GTATGTGATCCTCCTGTTAGTGTATACAAGGGGTATTCGATGTCGAAGGAAACTGAGGAATATCTTCTCTCGCATGGGCTAAAGAATGCTTTATACACAATTAGAGCCTCTGATTTGAACGAGGATTTGTTTGGCACACTCGTTCCTTGTCCTTTCCAG GATCCTTCTTCTACCAAAGGAACCACATCAAATGCAGATACATCTAAAAAGAGAGCTTTAGAAATGCTTGAACAAGATAATGTG CAGAAAGCAACTGGTTTGACATCCATCTCTGAAGATCCCTTGAGAAAGCAAGTCAAGTTAGATCGTGCTGCTGTGGGCGAAGCATCTTCACTTGCAAAT AAGACTTGTATTGTTGAGTTTGATGGTGCGTCAAAAGGAAATCCTGGAAAAGCTGGTGCCGGAGCTATTCTGCGATCTAAAGATGGGAATTTG ATTTATAAGGTTCGTGAAGGTGTGGGTATAGCAACAAACAATGTTGCTGAATATCGTGCAATGATATTGGGAATGAGATATGCTCTTAAAAAAGGATTCACCAGTATCTGTATACAAGGGGACTCTAAACTTGTCTGCATGCAG cACATGGTCACTATCATTTACCGTTTGTTTCTCTTCAATGTTCCAACGCTACTGCTTGAAACAGATTGA
- the LOC123895592 gene encoding uncharacterized protein LOC123895592 isoform X1, whose amino-acid sequence MNAVFSHLSSFTATILGRTTTRIIANGIPNRFSFPRKSHYSSSIRSFRSEFVLSTVTRCYSTRKGRKSSSSKLQKVEPETTMDHEKDDAFYVVRKGDVVGIYSSLSDSQAQVGSSVCDPPVSVYKGYSMSKETEEYLLSHGLKNALYTIRASDLNEDLFGTLVPCPFQDPSSTKGTTSNADTSKKRALEMLEQDNVQKATGLTSISEDPLRKQVKLDRAAVGEASSLANKTCIVEFDGASKGNPGKAGAGAILRSKDGNLIYKVREGVGIATNNVAEYRAMILGMRYALKKGFTSICIQGDSKLVCMQIDGSWKVKNENLSTLYKVAKELKEKFVSFKISHVLRNFNSDADAQANLAIHLADGQVQEEYVG is encoded by the exons ATGAACGCTGTGTTCTCCCACCTCTCATCATTCACAGCTACTATACTCGGAAGAACAACAACTCGAATCATCGCTAACGGAATTCCTAACCGTTTCTCATTCCCAAGAAAATCACACTATTCTTCCAGTATTAGGTCTTTTCGTTCAGAATTCGTATTATCGACGGTTACTCGCTGCTATTCCACTAGAAAAGGGCGCAAAAGTAGTTCTTCTAAGTTGCAAAAAGTAGAGCCTGAAACGACGATGGATCATGAAAAGGATGATGCGTTTTATGTTGTAAGGAAAGGCGATGTTGTTGGAATTTATAGTAGTCTCAGTGATTCTCAAGCTCAAGTTGGATCTTCT GTATGTGATCCTCCTGTTAGTGTATACAAGGGGTATTCGATGTCGAAGGAAACTGAGGAATATCTTCTCTCGCATGGGCTAAAGAATGCTTTATACACAATTAGAGCCTCTGATTTGAACGAGGATTTGTTTGGCACACTCGTTCCTTGTCCTTTCCAG GATCCTTCTTCTACCAAAGGAACCACATCAAATGCAGATACATCTAAAAAGAGAGCTTTAGAAATGCTTGAACAAGATAATGTG CAGAAAGCAACTGGTTTGACATCCATCTCTGAAGATCCCTTGAGAAAGCAAGTCAAGTTAGATCGTGCTGCTGTGGGCGAAGCATCTTCACTTGCAAAT AAGACTTGTATTGTTGAGTTTGATGGTGCGTCAAAAGGAAATCCTGGAAAAGCTGGTGCCGGAGCTATTCTGCGATCTAAAGATGGGAATTTG ATTTATAAGGTTCGTGAAGGTGTGGGTATAGCAACAAACAATGTTGCTGAATATCGTGCAATGATATTGGGAATGAGATATGCTCTTAAAAAAGGATTCACCAGTATCTGTATACAAGGGGACTCTAAACTTGTCTGCATGCAG ATTGATGGTTCATGGAAGGTCAAGAATGAGAACTTGTCTACATTGTATAAGGTGGCCAAAGAACTCAAGGAGAAATTTGTGTCATTCAAGATCAGTCATGTTCTAAGG AacttcaactctgacgctgatgCTCAAGCAAATTTGGCCATCCATCTTGCTG ATGGCCAAGTTCAGGAAGAGTATGTAggttaa
- the LOC123895592 gene encoding uncharacterized protein LOC123895592 isoform X2, whose amino-acid sequence MNAVFSHLSSFTATILGRTTTRIIANGIPNRFSFPRKSHYSSSIRSFRSEFVLSTVTRCYSTRKGRKSSSSKLQKVEPETTMDHEKDDAFYVVRKGDVVGIYSSLSDSQAQVGSSVCDPPVSVYKGYSMSKETEEYLLSHGLKNALYTIRASDLNEDLFGTLVPCPFQDPSSTKGTTSNADTSKKRALEMLEQDNVKATGLTSISEDPLRKQVKLDRAAVGEASSLANKTCIVEFDGASKGNPGKAGAGAILRSKDGNLIYKVREGVGIATNNVAEYRAMILGMRYALKKGFTSICIQGDSKLVCMQIDGSWKVKNENLSTLYKVAKELKEKFVSFKISHVLRNFNSDADAQANLAIHLADGQVQEEYVG is encoded by the exons ATGAACGCTGTGTTCTCCCACCTCTCATCATTCACAGCTACTATACTCGGAAGAACAACAACTCGAATCATCGCTAACGGAATTCCTAACCGTTTCTCATTCCCAAGAAAATCACACTATTCTTCCAGTATTAGGTCTTTTCGTTCAGAATTCGTATTATCGACGGTTACTCGCTGCTATTCCACTAGAAAAGGGCGCAAAAGTAGTTCTTCTAAGTTGCAAAAAGTAGAGCCTGAAACGACGATGGATCATGAAAAGGATGATGCGTTTTATGTTGTAAGGAAAGGCGATGTTGTTGGAATTTATAGTAGTCTCAGTGATTCTCAAGCTCAAGTTGGATCTTCT GTATGTGATCCTCCTGTTAGTGTATACAAGGGGTATTCGATGTCGAAGGAAACTGAGGAATATCTTCTCTCGCATGGGCTAAAGAATGCTTTATACACAATTAGAGCCTCTGATTTGAACGAGGATTTGTTTGGCACACTCGTTCCTTGTCCTTTCCAG GATCCTTCTTCTACCAAAGGAACCACATCAAATGCAGATACATCTAAAAAGAGAGCTTTAGAAATGCTTGAACAAGATAATGTG AAAGCAACTGGTTTGACATCCATCTCTGAAGATCCCTTGAGAAAGCAAGTCAAGTTAGATCGTGCTGCTGTGGGCGAAGCATCTTCACTTGCAAAT AAGACTTGTATTGTTGAGTTTGATGGTGCGTCAAAAGGAAATCCTGGAAAAGCTGGTGCCGGAGCTATTCTGCGATCTAAAGATGGGAATTTG ATTTATAAGGTTCGTGAAGGTGTGGGTATAGCAACAAACAATGTTGCTGAATATCGTGCAATGATATTGGGAATGAGATATGCTCTTAAAAAAGGATTCACCAGTATCTGTATACAAGGGGACTCTAAACTTGTCTGCATGCAG ATTGATGGTTCATGGAAGGTCAAGAATGAGAACTTGTCTACATTGTATAAGGTGGCCAAAGAACTCAAGGAGAAATTTGTGTCATTCAAGATCAGTCATGTTCTAAGG AacttcaactctgacgctgatgCTCAAGCAAATTTGGCCATCCATCTTGCTG ATGGCCAAGTTCAGGAAGAGTATGTAggttaa
- the LOC123895595 gene encoding uncharacterized protein LOC123895595, which translates to MMYNDKHGEGCRFCLGKLHLHGKPHRQLQWITGGDAMGKMHMGFWRCLPFLYLFLILRLRKLDVVIEAEKQAARNLILEKKKDRALLALKKKKTLEELLKQVEA; encoded by the exons ATGATGTATAACGATAAACATGGAGAAGGTTGCAG GTTTTGTTTGGGTAAGTTGCATCTTCATGGAAAACCCCACAG GCAACTTCAGTGGATTACTGGCGGTGATGCAATGGGAAAAATGCACATGGGATTTTGGAGGTGTTTGCCATTTCTTTATTTATTCCTGATCTTAAGGCTGAGAAAG CTTGATGTTGTTATTGAAGCAGAAAAGCAAGCTGCACGAAACTTGATTcttgaaaagaagaaagatagGGCCTTGCTGgcattgaagaaaaaaaagacactAGAAGAATTGTTGAAGCAAGTTGAAGCCTGA